A stretch of Mucilaginibacter terrae DNA encodes these proteins:
- a CDS encoding alginate lyase family protein codes for MRFSSLRQFIKWSLVVYFSVITVHCFAFDEPSGMHPKAQLDFVKQQIKAKKEPYLSAYNQLIQKADSALLVNHHAVEDFKVPGFYQQKQEHQGKSLALQTDAFSAYSCALAWQFTGKKVYAQKALYFLNSWAGINKTYSELDGSLVMSYSGSALLMAAELMKPYKDWKPADKDKFTGWVKNVFIHAAHSIRYRNNNSGDWARLATVLGDCFIGDTDDIKKTTAMIKADLFNKIAPDGHMVEEVKRGANGIWYAYFSLAPLTASMWVIYNTTGDNMFMLEKDGASVKKAIDYLLYYNQHPDEWTWFKNPNIGKSTNPAVDFWPANLLEAMHFIYPNPEYDAYVSPHRPIVYARHDFAWTFPTLLPVKLDGYKQ; via the coding sequence ATGAGATTTTCTTCGCTTCGCCAATTTATAAAATGGAGCCTCGTTGTTTACTTTTCTGTAATTACCGTTCATTGCTTTGCGTTTGATGAGCCTTCTGGCATGCACCCTAAAGCCCAGCTCGATTTTGTGAAACAACAAATTAAAGCCAAAAAGGAGCCTTACCTATCGGCCTACAACCAACTCATTCAAAAAGCAGATAGCGCCCTGTTGGTAAATCATCATGCCGTCGAAGATTTTAAAGTGCCCGGTTTTTACCAGCAAAAACAGGAGCACCAGGGGAAATCGTTAGCCTTGCAAACAGATGCTTTTAGTGCTTACAGCTGTGCCTTAGCGTGGCAGTTTACAGGCAAAAAAGTTTATGCTCAAAAAGCTCTTTACTTTTTAAACAGTTGGGCTGGCATCAACAAAACCTATTCAGAGCTTGATGGCTCGCTGGTGATGAGCTATTCGGGATCGGCATTGTTAATGGCTGCCGAGCTGATGAAACCATACAAGGATTGGAAACCTGCAGATAAAGACAAATTTACCGGATGGGTAAAAAACGTATTCATACATGCTGCGCACAGCATTCGTTACCGCAACAACAACTCGGGCGATTGGGCGCGTTTGGCCACTGTTTTAGGGGATTGTTTTATTGGCGATACAGACGATATTAAAAAAACAACGGCAATGATCAAAGCCGATCTGTTTAATAAAATAGCCCCCGACGGGCACATGGTTGAAGAAGTAAAGCGCGGAGCCAACGGTATTTGGTACGCCTATTTTTCACTTGCTCCTTTAACAGCCTCTATGTGGGTAATATACAATACCACCGGCGATAATATGTTTATGCTCGAAAAAGATGGAGCATCGGTAAAAAAAGCTATCGATTACTTGTTATACTATAACCAACACCCTGATGAATGGACTTGGTTTAAAAATCCAAACATCGGTAAGTCTACAAACCCTGCTGTTGATTTTTGGCCCGCCAATTTGCTCGAGGCTATGCACTTCATATACCCTAACCCGGAGTATGATGCCTATGTATCACCTCACCGCCCAATTGTATACGCCCGCCATGATTTCGCCTGGACTTTCCCCACGCTGCTACCCGTTAAACTTGATGGCTATAAACAGTAA
- a CDS encoding DUF4886 domain-containing protein yields the protein MRQFFKWFLSVVLVVTGLVSNAQTGSISSKKTLRVLLIGNSFSQNASTFLPQIAKDDGNNIVFGHAELPGCPLQRHWQLAELNSAEPENPKGKPYEGDKSLRMLLSDSEWDVITMQQYSMLSGNLNTYKPYAQQLYALIRQYQPKARILLHQTWAYRSDSKSFGEVDNGKLAQTEKEMYEKSRAAYHLMARELNLNIIPTGDAFWLIGSNPKTSFKKDESFDPLKAVYPALPHEQNSLHAGYSWSNGKLNFDSHHANDAGKYLGGLVWYAVLFNKPVTQMKFKPQSVSDEFAAQLKAAATAAVKGGKQ from the coding sequence ATGAGGCAATTTTTTAAATGGTTTTTAAGCGTTGTATTGGTAGTAACCGGCTTGGTTAGCAACGCACAAACCGGTAGCATTTCATCAAAAAAAACGTTACGGGTATTACTCATCGGCAATAGTTTCTCGCAAAATGCATCAACTTTTCTACCGCAAATAGCTAAGGATGATGGGAACAACATAGTATTCGGGCATGCCGAACTTCCGGGGTGTCCGTTACAAAGGCACTGGCAGCTTGCCGAGCTTAATAGTGCCGAACCTGAAAACCCCAAAGGTAAGCCTTACGAAGGCGACAAATCGTTGCGCATGCTTTTGTCTGATAGTGAGTGGGATGTAATAACCATGCAGCAGTACTCCATGTTGTCGGGCAATTTAAATACTTATAAACCTTATGCACAGCAACTGTATGCGCTAATCAGGCAATATCAGCCCAAGGCACGTATTTTATTACATCAAACGTGGGCTTATCGGTCCGATTCAAAGTCTTTTGGAGAGGTTGATAACGGTAAGCTGGCACAAACCGAAAAGGAAATGTATGAAAAGTCGCGCGCTGCTTACCATCTTATGGCCAGGGAGCTCAACTTAAACATCATTCCAACCGGCGATGCGTTTTGGTTGATTGGCAGCAACCCTAAAACATCTTTTAAAAAGGATGAAAGTTTCGACCCGTTAAAGGCTGTTTACCCGGCATTGCCGCATGAGCAAAATTCATTACATGCAGGTTACAGCTGGAGTAACGGTAAACTTAATTTTGATTCGCACCATGCTAATGATGCCGGCAAATACTTAGGCGGGTTAGTGTGGTACGCCGTATTATTTAATAAACCGGTAACTCAAATGAAATTTAAGCCCCAAAGCGTGTCTGACGAATTTGCTGCACAACTTAAAGCCGCAGCAACAGCCGCTGTAAAGGGGGGAAAGCAATGA
- a CDS encoding glycoside hydrolase family 2 protein — MRVSEIKYYVFLMLVLSGISGYAQNSNVNLTGRNVQNLDGKWNVIIDWYDSGSATAISANKKPAGATDFTEFSFDNSQTLNVPGDWNSQRAELKYYEGTIWYKRDFNYTKKPGKHVFLSFGAVSYRSDIYLNGQKIGSHEGGFNSFNFEVTDQIKSGLNLLVVKANNERRADAIPARKFDWWNYGGITRSVNIAETPEDYITDYFIQLQKGSPNQIQGWVQNSSRKPQHIKLAIPGAGIDKTFKTDTNGRALINLNAKLVLWSPAKPKLYKVKISSSADTVEDKIGFRSIEVKGRDIVLNGRPVFLRGISFHEEVPQRQGRASSETDSRMLLTWAKELGCNFIRLAHYPQSEQTVRLAEEMGFMMWEEIPVWQGIQFTNPEILGKANMMLGEMIDRDKNRCGIIIWSLSNETAPSPARNATLKQMAADARKADPSRLISSAYDHFKNSRNEIVIDDPLSESLDVLAVNKYMGWYQSWPAGPGNVIWKSNFNKPLIFSEFGSEAMYGNHGSKDTASLWTEEHQEQLYKDNIEMFKKIPFLRGTCPWILADFRAPGRMHAQFQEGWNRKGLLSDKGFKKKAWYVMRRFYEQKQKQDLKATQN; from the coding sequence ATGAGAGTTAGTGAAATAAAGTACTATGTTTTTTTAATGCTGGTTTTATCAGGCATCAGCGGCTATGCACAAAACAGTAATGTAAATTTAACCGGCCGCAACGTTCAAAACCTCGACGGCAAGTGGAACGTGATTATTGACTGGTATGACAGCGGTAGCGCAACGGCCATAAGCGCAAATAAAAAACCCGCGGGGGCAACCGACTTTACTGAGTTTTCTTTTGATAACAGCCAAACGCTTAACGTACCCGGCGACTGGAACTCACAAAGGGCCGAACTTAAATATTATGAAGGCACCATTTGGTACAAACGCGATTTTAATTACACAAAAAAGCCGGGCAAGCACGTTTTCCTGAGCTTCGGCGCAGTAAGCTACCGTAGCGACATATACCTCAACGGACAAAAAATAGGCAGCCACGAAGGCGGCTTTAATTCTTTTAATTTTGAAGTTACCGATCAGATAAAAAGCGGCCTCAACCTGTTAGTAGTTAAAGCGAATAACGAACGCCGGGCGGATGCTATTCCTGCACGTAAATTTGATTGGTGGAACTATGGCGGCATAACCCGCAGCGTAAACATTGCCGAAACCCCCGAAGATTATATAACCGATTATTTTATTCAGTTGCAAAAAGGTTCCCCGAACCAAATACAAGGCTGGGTACAAAACAGCAGCAGGAAGCCGCAACATATTAAACTTGCAATACCTGGAGCGGGAATTGATAAGACTTTCAAAACTGATACTAACGGCCGTGCTTTAATTAATTTGAATGCAAAGCTGGTATTATGGTCGCCCGCAAAGCCAAAGCTTTACAAGGTAAAAATAAGCAGCAGTGCCGATACGGTAGAAGATAAGATAGGTTTCCGCAGCATTGAAGTTAAGGGAAGGGATATAGTACTGAACGGCAGGCCGGTTTTTTTGCGTGGCATCAGTTTTCATGAAGAGGTTCCGCAGCGGCAGGGAAGGGCATCGTCCGAAACGGATTCGCGTATGTTGTTAACCTGGGCTAAAGAGCTTGGTTGCAACTTTATACGTTTGGCCCACTATCCGCAAAGCGAGCAAACCGTTCGCCTGGCCGAAGAAATGGGATTTATGATGTGGGAAGAAATACCTGTATGGCAGGGTATCCAATTTACCAATCCCGAAATATTAGGTAAAGCCAATATGATGCTTGGGGAAATGATTGATCGTGATAAAAACCGCTGCGGTATTATCATCTGGAGTTTATCGAACGAAACGGCTCCATCTCCCGCACGTAATGCCACCCTTAAACAAATGGCTGCCGATGCCCGCAAGGCCGATCCATCAAGATTGATTTCGTCGGCCTATGACCATTTTAAGAACAGCAGGAACGAGATAGTGATCGACGACCCCTTGAGCGAAAGTTTAGATGTGCTGGCCGTAAACAAGTATATGGGCTGGTATCAAAGCTGGCCTGCCGGGCCGGGTAACGTAATATGGAAAAGTAACTTTAACAAGCCGCTTATCTTTTCGGAGTTTGGCAGCGAAGCCATGTATGGCAATCACGGCTCTAAAGACACCGCCAGTTTATGGACCGAAGAACACCAGGAACAACTGTATAAAGACAACATCGAGATGTTTAAAAAGATACCTTTTTTGCGGGGTACCTGCCCCTGGATACTGGCCGATTTTAGAGCCCCCGGCCGCATGCACGCACAATTTCAGGAAGGGTGGAACCGCAAGGGACTATTATCCGACAAGGGCTTTAAAAAGAAAGCATGGTATGTAATGCGCCGGTTTTATGAGCAAAAACAAAAGCAGGATTTAAAGGCGACGCAAAATTAA
- a CDS encoding DUF4832 domain-containing protein has product MRKLNFKKLGRLAVMAYLSLYSVACSKRLAEGDPDVNSKVAGKSVAAIAGNMVLMPAYNSTAILRNPMNGWVLYAGGNSDQTYWDKTYTVPGVANPVKAIDYASACYIRTSWAKLNPADGVYAWRDPNSTLGNLIKGAATRGLPIAFRIVVDGRDQGLNTPQFVFDAGAQYYLENASFPLRRTPYPQDPVFKQYYTKFIAALASDFNDPKKTAFIDAYGLGKWGEAHNTIYEDPATSNGSNTETLKAQVLDWITTLYTQQFTKVPLVINYHRLVGHPASWGAPNANTTALLESAINKGYSLRQDAFGMTDYYQSWERAFAATWKHKRPIIMEGGWITTGTHRYWIDPSGNYREGHPEDVRLGEFNASQVAAVNMMDFRVGEAASWFQTSFPLVQRFITEGGYRLYPDEVSLPETVTAGATASLSHRWVNMGWGYCPNNIPQWNYKYKVAFAILDGSNVVKKLFIDNNSDPSKWIKGAPTTYNLTTTSVDLAPGTYTWAIAIIDKTDANKPGISLAVTGDVSNGWLKLGSLQVQTAVTAPPVGQSIKLRGSNNLFASGENGQSSMMCNRTSASTWETFTIVDAGGGKVALKSMDKYVSSENGATTGITCKRTTISDWEKFDWIVNANGRISLRGNNGNYISSEDGQSVMKCNRATISGWETFTLN; this is encoded by the coding sequence ATGAGAAAACTAAACTTTAAAAAGCTGGGCAGGCTTGCTGTTATGGCATACCTTAGCCTGTATTCAGTTGCCTGCTCTAAAAGGCTTGCCGAAGGCGACCCCGATGTTAATAGTAAAGTGGCCGGGAAAAGCGTAGCCGCTATTGCCGGCAATATGGTGCTAATGCCTGCTTACAACAGTACAGCGATCCTCCGCAATCCGATGAACGGCTGGGTACTTTATGCAGGGGGCAACAGTGATCAAACTTACTGGGACAAGACCTATACCGTGCCCGGGGTGGCTAACCCTGTTAAGGCTATTGATTATGCTTCGGCCTGCTACATTCGCACCAGTTGGGCTAAACTTAACCCGGCCGACGGGGTGTATGCCTGGCGCGATCCAAATTCAACATTAGGTAACTTAATAAAAGGAGCCGCAACCCGGGGATTACCTATTGCCTTTCGTATTGTGGTTGACGGGCGCGACCAGGGACTTAACACGCCACAATTTGTGTTTGATGCAGGTGCACAATATTACCTCGAAAACGCATCCTTTCCGTTAAGGCGTACACCTTACCCGCAAGATCCTGTTTTTAAACAATACTATACCAAGTTCATCGCCGCGTTAGCCAGTGATTTTAACGACCCTAAAAAAACGGCATTCATTGATGCCTACGGTTTGGGCAAATGGGGCGAAGCGCACAACACTATTTACGAAGACCCGGCCACCTCAAATGGCAGCAATACCGAAACGCTAAAAGCACAGGTTTTGGATTGGATTACCACCTTATACACCCAGCAGTTTACTAAAGTGCCTTTAGTAATTAATTACCACCGTTTGGTTGGCCACCCAGCAAGCTGGGGAGCGCCTAATGCAAATACCACGGCTTTGCTCGAAAGTGCCATTAATAAAGGTTACAGCCTTAGGCAGGATGCATTTGGCATGACCGACTACTATCAAAGCTGGGAACGTGCCTTTGCAGCAACATGGAAGCATAAACGCCCCATTATTATGGAGGGTGGCTGGATAACCACCGGTACGCACCGCTATTGGATTGATCCGAGCGGCAATTACCGCGAAGGACATCCTGAAGATGTACGCCTTGGCGAGTTTAATGCATCACAGGTGGCAGCGGTAAACATGATGGATTTCAGGGTTGGCGAAGCAGCCTCGTGGTTTCAAACCAGCTTTCCGCTTGTGCAGCGCTTTATTACAGAGGGTGGCTACCGCTTATACCCTGATGAAGTATCATTGCCTGAAACCGTTACCGCCGGTGCAACGGCTTCGCTTAGCCACAGGTGGGTAAATATGGGATGGGGGTATTGCCCTAATAATATTCCGCAATGGAATTATAAATACAAAGTGGCCTTCGCCATTTTGGATGGCTCCAACGTAGTAAAAAAGCTTTTTATTGATAATAACAGCGACCCCTCTAAGTGGATTAAAGGTGCGCCGACTACTTACAACCTTACCACAACATCGGTTGATTTAGCTCCCGGCACCTACACATGGGCCATAGCCATTATCGATAAAACTGATGCTAATAAACCAGGTATATCGCTGGCAGTTACCGGTGACGTGTCTAACGGCTGGCTTAAACTTGGCAGCCTACAGGTGCAAACTGCAGTTACCGCACCTCCAGTTGGTCAAAGCATTAAACTGCGGGGCTCTAACAACCTTTTTGCATCCGGCGAAAACGGCCAGTCGTCCATGATGTGTAACCGTACATCAGCATCAACCTGGGAAACCTTTACCATTGTTGACGCAGGCGGAGGAAAAGTTGCACTTAAAAGTATGGACAAGTACGTGTCATCTGAAAACGGGGCAACTACCGGCATCACCTGTAAACGAACTACCATTAGTGATTGGGAGAAATTCGATTGGATTGTAAACGCAAACGGTAGAATTTCACTTAGAGGAAATAATGGTAATTATATTTCTTCTGAAGACGGGCAATCGGTAATGAAGTGTAACCGCGCAACCATTAGCGGCTGGGAAACCTTCACGCTAAATTAA